Proteins from a genomic interval of Beijerinckia indica subsp. indica ATCC 9039:
- a CDS encoding xanthine dehydrogenase family protein molybdopterin-binding subunit gives MGFVDKTLADKNSPRGEQHDLGRRDFLRSILAAGGFVLAAKVLPEPASAAVLKTGADAMPHGTVNDPHVFITIDSSGKVTIIAARAEMGTGAARTSLPMIIADELEADWNRVTIQQGYGDEAHFGNQDTDGSRSVRHFLTPMRQVGAAMRAMLVAAAAKRWNVPVSEVRAENHQVLHVSSSRRLSYGDLADDLAKIPVPPAESLTLKTQAEFRYIGKGQIGMVDLHNITTGHASYGIDTRLPGMKYAVITRPPVVGGKLVSFDATETLKVPGVEKVLEVQGWPWPSKFQPLGGVAVIARNTGSAIKGREALKVTWDDGPNASYDSELYQKELTATAQKPGLVVRNDGDVEAAFKSAAKVVSADYYLPHLAHVTMEPPCATALVANGKCEVWAPVQSPGNTFEELVKTLGLPPEAVKVNVTLLGGGFGRKSKCDYALEAALLSRDLGVPVKVVWTREDDVQHDFYHTVSAEHLEAAVDAQGKVTAWRHRSVAPSIGSTFGPGQKHEIPIELGMGFTDLPYAIPNIRCENGEAAAHTRIGWFRSVSNIPHGFAVQSFTAELAHALGRDPKDFLLELIGPARIVDPRATAQGFWDYGEPFESYPIDTGRLRHVVELVAEKAGWGRPLPKGHGLGIAVHRSFVSYIATVVEVAVDEKGNFTVPRVDTAVDCGAFVNPERIRSQTEGAAVMGLSLAKYGALTFKNGRAEQANFDDFRVVRIDEAPGVTHTHIVDKGFDVPPGGVGEPGVPPFAPALCNAIFAATGKRLRQMPIGDQLAI, from the coding sequence ATGGGCTTTGTCGATAAAACTCTCGCCGATAAAAACTCCCCCCGTGGCGAGCAGCACGATCTCGGCCGCCGCGACTTTTTGCGGAGCATTTTGGCTGCTGGCGGTTTCGTTCTAGCGGCAAAAGTCCTGCCCGAACCCGCCTCCGCTGCCGTGCTGAAGACGGGCGCGGATGCCATGCCGCATGGCACGGTCAATGATCCTCATGTGTTCATTACCATTGATAGCTCCGGCAAGGTCACGATCATTGCCGCACGCGCCGAAATGGGAACGGGCGCGGCGCGCACCAGCCTGCCGATGATCATTGCCGACGAATTGGAGGCTGACTGGAACCGGGTCACTATCCAACAGGGCTATGGTGACGAAGCCCATTTCGGCAATCAGGATACTGATGGCTCGCGCAGTGTTCGGCATTTCCTGACGCCGATGCGCCAGGTGGGCGCCGCCATGCGCGCCATGCTGGTGGCCGCAGCCGCCAAGCGCTGGAACGTGCCGGTGAGCGAGGTCCGCGCGGAGAATCATCAAGTCCTGCATGTGTCGTCGTCACGCCGCCTGTCCTATGGCGACCTGGCCGATGATCTTGCCAAAATTCCGGTGCCGCCGGCGGAAAGCCTGACGCTCAAGACACAAGCCGAATTCCGCTATATCGGCAAAGGCCAGATCGGCATGGTCGATCTGCATAATATCACCACCGGCCACGCCTCTTATGGCATTGATACGCGCCTGCCGGGGATGAAATATGCCGTCATTACCCGGCCCCCTGTCGTCGGCGGTAAGCTTGTCTCCTTCGATGCGACGGAAACCCTGAAAGTGCCGGGTGTCGAAAAGGTTTTGGAAGTCCAGGGCTGGCCCTGGCCCTCAAAATTCCAACCGCTCGGCGGCGTCGCCGTGATCGCCCGCAATACCGGCTCGGCGATCAAGGGGCGCGAAGCCTTGAAAGTGACCTGGGACGACGGTCCAAACGCCTCTTACGATTCCGAACTCTATCAGAAGGAATTGACCGCCACGGCGCAAAAGCCTGGGCTTGTCGTGCGCAATGACGGCGATGTGGAGGCGGCTTTTAAAAGCGCCGCGAAAGTAGTCTCGGCCGATTATTATCTGCCGCATCTTGCCCATGTCACGATGGAGCCGCCCTGTGCCACGGCACTTGTCGCCAATGGCAAATGCGAGGTCTGGGCGCCGGTGCAGAGCCCCGGCAACACATTCGAGGAACTGGTGAAGACGTTAGGCCTGCCTCCGGAAGCGGTGAAGGTCAATGTCACGCTGCTCGGCGGTGGTTTTGGTCGTAAATCGAAATGCGATTATGCCTTGGAAGCGGCCTTGCTCTCGCGTGATCTCGGAGTGCCGGTCAAGGTTGTTTGGACGCGCGAGGATGATGTCCAGCACGATTTCTATCATACGGTCTCGGCTGAACATCTCGAAGCGGCGGTCGATGCGCAAGGCAAGGTCACGGCCTGGCGCCATCGCAGCGTCGCGCCTTCCATTGGCTCGACGTTCGGCCCTGGGCAAAAGCATGAAATTCCGATCGAACTTGGCATGGGCTTCACCGATCTGCCCTATGCCATTCCGAATATCCGTTGCGAGAATGGCGAGGCGGCGGCGCATACGCGGATCGGCTGGTTCCGCTCGGTTTCGAACATTCCGCATGGTTTCGCGGTGCAAAGCTTTACCGCCGAACTCGCCCATGCGCTCGGCCGCGATCCCAAGGACTTCTTGCTCGAACTGATCGGGCCGGCGCGGATCGTCGACCCGCGGGCGACAGCACAAGGGTTCTGGGATTATGGTGAGCCCTTCGAATCCTATCCGATTGACACCGGGCGCCTGCGTCATGTCGTCGAACTCGTGGCCGAAAAGGCTGGATGGGGACGCCCATTGCCAAAGGGCCACGGCCTTGGCATTGCCGTCCATCGCAGTTTCGTCAGTTATATTGCGACGGTGGTGGAAGTCGCGGTGGATGAGAAAGGCAATTTCACCGTGCCGCGTGTCGATACGGCTGTTGATTGCGGGGCTTTCGTCAATCCCGAGCGCATCCGCTCGCAGACGGAAGGCGCGGCTGTCATGGGCCTAAGCCTTGCCAAATATGGCGCTTTGACCTTCAAAAACGGCCGTGCGGAACAGGCCAATTTCGACGATTTCCGCGTGGTGCGAATCGACGAAGCGCCGGGCGTGACCCATACGCATATCGTTGACAAGGGATTCGATGTGCCGCCCGGTGGCGTCGGCGAACCGGGCGTGCCGCCCTTCGCGCCGGCTCTTTGCAATGCGATTTTTGCCGCGACCGGCAAACGCCTGCGCCAGATGCCGATCGGCGATCAATTGGCGATTTGA
- a CDS encoding (2Fe-2S)-binding protein, with protein sequence MIKLQINGREWSYDGDPTIPLLWVLRDELGLTGTKFGCGAGLCGSCTVHIDGEAQRACTLQVSDAQGHEVVTIEGLDPQGNHPVQRAWRQLNVPQCGYCQAGQIMQAAAFLAKTPNPTQEDIHGAMSGNICRCGCYQRIEAAVHLASTGV encoded by the coding sequence ATGATCAAGCTCCAAATCAATGGGCGGGAATGGTCCTATGACGGCGACCCGACGATCCCCTTGCTCTGGGTGCTGCGTGATGAATTGGGCCTGACCGGCACGAAATTCGGTTGTGGCGCGGGATTATGCGGTTCTTGCACCGTTCACATTGATGGTGAGGCGCAACGCGCCTGCACTCTGCAAGTGAGCGATGCGCAAGGTCACGAGGTCGTGACGATCGAAGGGCTCGATCCGCAGGGTAACCACCCCGTTCAAAGGGCCTGGCGCCAGCTCAATGTCCCGCAATGCGGTTATTGCCAAGCCGGTCAGATCATGCAGGCAGCGGCCTTTCTCGCCAAGACGCCGAATCCGACCCAAGAAGACATCCATGGCGCGATGTCCGGCAATATCTGCCGCTGTGGCTGTTATCAGCGCATTGAAGCGGCGGTCCACCTTGCCAGCACGGGGGTCTGA
- a CDS encoding acetyl-CoA carboxylase carboxyltransferase subunit alpha — protein MRSYLDFEKPVAELEAKIDELRTLNAQEDTPAIGEELTKLEAKAQKALGDLYASLTPWQKTQVARHPQRPHFVDFVQGFIDDFTPLSGDRKFGDDAAIIGGFGWFEGQSICVIGQEKGADTESRIKHNFGLARPEGYRKAVRLMELADRFGVPVLSLVDTAGAFPGVDAEERGQAEAIARGTDACLSLGVPNIAVILGEGGSGGAIAIAACNTVLMLENAIYTVASPEASASILWRDATRAQDAAMSMKITAQDLLKFGIIDKIVPEPLGGAHRDSSTTIVAVKEAVVEALGALRDLSPSEVRRVRREKFLGMGRKL, from the coding sequence ATGCGAAGCTATCTCGATTTTGAAAAGCCGGTCGCCGAACTTGAAGCCAAGATCGACGAATTGCGCACCCTCAACGCGCAAGAGGATACGCCGGCTATTGGTGAGGAGCTCACAAAACTAGAGGCTAAGGCGCAAAAGGCTTTAGGCGATCTCTACGCAAGTCTGACACCCTGGCAGAAAACGCAGGTCGCGCGCCATCCGCAGAGGCCGCATTTCGTCGATTTCGTGCAGGGTTTCATCGACGATTTCACGCCGCTCTCGGGTGATCGCAAATTTGGCGACGATGCCGCGATCATCGGCGGTTTTGGCTGGTTCGAAGGACAATCGATCTGCGTGATCGGCCAGGAAAAAGGCGCCGATACCGAGAGCCGAATCAAGCATAATTTCGGTCTCGCCCGGCCGGAAGGCTATCGCAAGGCTGTCCGCCTGATGGAGCTCGCCGATCGTTTCGGCGTGCCGGTCCTCTCGTTGGTCGATACGGCTGGGGCTTTTCCGGGTGTTGATGCGGAAGAGCGCGGGCAAGCCGAGGCCATTGCGCGCGGAACCGATGCCTGTCTCTCGCTCGGCGTCCCCAATATAGCCGTCATTCTTGGGGAAGGTGGCTCGGGAGGCGCGATCGCCATTGCCGCCTGCAATACCGTCTTGATGCTGGAAAATGCCATTTATACGGTCGCTTCGCCCGAAGCCTCCGCCTCGATCCTCTGGCGTGACGCTACGCGCGCGCAAGACGCGGCAATGAGCATGAAGATCACTGCCCAGGATCTGCTTAAATTCGGCATTATTGATAAGATCGTGCCGGAACCGCTGGGCGGCGCGCATCGCGACAGTTCGACCACTATCGTCGCGGTCAAGGAAGCCGTTGTCGAAGCCCTTGGCGCATTGCGGGATCTCTCCCCCAGCGAAGTGCGCCGGGTTCGGCGGGAGAAGTTCCTCGGCATGGGCCGCAAATTATAA